The window TGCATTTAATTAAATATGAGCCGTTAGTTGATTGATTTAGACCAGTATTCGTCTTTGAAAACAGAAAATTATCACTTTCTTTACCACAGAAATAAGCCATCAATAATAAAACCTGCAACGAATGAAAACAGTCCTAATTACAATTTGTCTTGCTTTCTCGATAGCATGTGTTAATGCATCTGAGTTTTTTTACAATAAGAAAGAGCTTACTGAACAAATGTCTTCATTAAATTCATTGGAAGAAGATGTAATGGAAGGAAGAATTTCTGCAAGTACGAAAAGATTATCTCCGATTATGGAGGAAGGCATAGCATTAAGTTCTACGCATCCGTCATCCGTTATCGATACAATGGATTGGGGTGCTTTTGCATGGGGATTTTGTTGTTGTCCTATCGGTTTCTTTGTATTGCATATCCCTAGTGGTGATGCTGAAGAAGGTGTAAAACAAGGATTCTGGGTAGGTGTTGTTGTTGCAACTATTCTTAATATTGTCTCGACTGCAGTTACTATAGCAATGGGAGGAGGCGCATACTATTCGTATACATACTAAGCAGTTTCTTTTCCTTGAAGTATATTCTTCTATTAATTTTCGTGGCAAGCAGTTGCCAGTTGTTTGGCCAAGTAATATTGGTCGGCAAGGTTGAATGCAATTTTTCTGTAAAAGAAATAACCGTTGGAAAGGACGATAAGCTGCAAATGGGCAAGCTTTTTTATAATCATTCTACGCAGCAAATTCATTATTCTATAACATTTCCAATTGCTAAATCTATTTTGGCAACAGATAAACTAACTGTTGTCAAACGTTCTGGTTTACAAAAAAGGGATACTATTCCTTCACCCGGGTTTATTTCAACATCCATGTTTAACTTGGCGTGTAATAATAATATGGAATACTTTGGTTTGGATAAAGCGCCGTTCGAATTGGTTAGTACAAAGGTGGAGGAAGAGCTTGTTGTATCTACCTGGAAACCCAAAGGTGTAATAAAAGACGTACATGGTAATGTTACCATGGCACAAAGAGATGGGCGACTGTTTGCCATTAACTTTTATTCTCCTAATGGCAAAATGACAAGTCAACAGTTTTTTGAAGATTATATTTTTTTAAAAGGATATGCATTTCCTACTAAAGTAATTGCCTTTGTTTTTAATTCAATTGGTAAAAAAGTAAAAACAACTGTTACCGAGTATACTAATTTGGTGGCTAACTCAGAATCAAATGAAGTATTCTATAGCGCTGATTTTTAGCTTGCTTCCAGCGATTGTATTTGCGCAGAGCTCCTCGGATATTGCGGCCTTTAAAACGGCACCTGTAGAACAAGAAGATCATCATAAGCATATTCAAGAATATAATGGAGAGGCTAAAATGTTTCTTGGCTTTATGTTTCTTGGTTACAAAAGATTTATATCTAGCCAGGATGGTAGTAGATGTAATTTTAATCCTTCTTGTTCAGTATATGCAGTACAAGCAATTCAAGACCAGGGAATTATATTAGGTGTGATTAATTTCTTCGACCGCTTTGCCAGGTGTAATAATTTTAGCCCAAATCAATATGAGAAAGACTATGCGTCTAGATTGTTTTACGATCCTTTGTATTAGCTTTTTATTCTTGTTAAATCAAGAAGTAGATGCGCAAAAGGATTTGTATGATTATAACAATTCCAAAGCATTTGCAGAAAACCTATACAATAATGGAGAATACGGTTTTGCCAAATCGGAGTTCCAAAGAGTAATATATTTAATGCCAAATGACTCTTCTTTATTGGCGTCTTTACTTGCTTGTTATCGTAATTTGGGAGAGTATTCAGAAGGACTTGACAAAATCGAAAAGTATATATCTGTTAAAGAGATGCCAACTAATATTTGCAAGGAATACATAAGAACTGCATTTGCTGGTTCAGATACAAGTGCTTTTAGAAGGGCTTTGGGAAATGATAATCTCAGCATTAAACAGAGGGAGTTTTATGAATTTCTGGCTCTTCTTAATATTCGTGCTTATAAAACAATGGATATAAAGTATGCTGACCTTATCAATACTCCAGAAGGGGATCTGGAAAATAGAATGTCTTCTTTGTATATATCTAGCAAAGAAATTAAAAGAAAAAGTATTGGACTA is drawn from Flavobacteriales bacterium and contains these coding sequences:
- a CDS encoding membrane protein insertion efficiency factor YidD; this translates as MKYSIALIFSLLPAIVFAQSSSDIAAFKTAPVEQEDHHKHIQEYNGEAKMFLGFMFLGYKRFISSQDGSRCNFNPSCSVYAVQAIQDQGIILGVINFFDRFARCNNFSPNQYEKDYASRLFYDPLY